A region of Fibrobacter sp. DNA encodes the following proteins:
- a CDS encoding M23 family metallopeptidase, which translates to MKKLEIHVFPNKTSSGKSFSLSLVKAVLFVLCVVAAVAGYLMFSPVSILDNITSGNITALHRQNSSIRKELKTIRASVDESILKAEETRALRDSTLRKSGLGFALESSVDYEQTIESRKSLMEMESTFKKLLTALEKDSALAAKIPVLHPLKNGHAIKKRFEMVYDPFTDSELPHRGIDYVAVEGDTVYATGAGFVSEIRSHRGFGLSMKIEHAKSVRTFYAHLGKALVPPESLVRRGQPIAIIGESGRETSVGLHYEIRVKGNPINPELFFITK; encoded by the coding sequence GTGAAGAAGCTTGAGATTCACGTATTCCCCAACAAGACCTCTAGCGGAAAGAGCTTTAGCCTTTCCCTGGTGAAGGCCGTACTCTTTGTGCTTTGCGTTGTGGCTGCCGTGGCCGGCTACCTGATGTTCTCTCCCGTTTCGATTTTAGACAACATAACGAGCGGAAACATTACGGCTCTCCATCGTCAGAATTCCTCCATCCGTAAGGAACTGAAGACGATTCGTGCTTCCGTTGACGAATCCATCCTCAAGGCGGAAGAGACCCGCGCCCTTCGCGATAGCACCCTTCGAAAGAGCGGCCTTGGCTTTGCGCTGGAATCTTCCGTTGATTACGAACAAACTATTGAATCCAGGAAGAGCCTGATGGAAATGGAATCCACCTTCAAGAAGCTGCTGACTGCTCTTGAAAAGGACAGCGCCCTGGCGGCGAAGATTCCGGTGCTCCATCCCCTAAAAAATGGACATGCCATCAAGAAGCGTTTCGAGATGGTGTACGATCCCTTTACTGATAGCGAGTTGCCCCATCGCGGAATTGACTACGTGGCGGTTGAAGGCGATACGGTCTATGCGACCGGTGCGGGCTTTGTAAGCGAAATCCGCAGCCATCGCGGCTTTGGACTTTCCATGAAGATTGAGCATGCCAAGAGTGTCCGCACGTTCTACGCCCACTTGGGCAAGGCCCTTGTGCCGCCGGAATCCCTGGTGCGTCGCGGTCAGCCCATTGCCATCATTGGCGAAAGCGGTCGTGAAACCAGCGTTGGCCTGCATTATGAAATCCGAGTCAAGGGAAATCCGATTAATCCGGAACTGTTCTTTATAACAAAATAG
- the dnaN gene encoding DNA polymerase III subunit beta, giving the protein MKFEVKKAALQEALQTAITAIPNKSTLQILNNFSLRLEGNILELCATDLNLGIRTKLEVNGERDGEVLINARKFSEVVKALVDPSIETISVDVQDYLTRIKWSDLGQSSLMGFDASDFPPFPEVESTSLTFAASELAFLVEKTAFAVSSDSTRQNLNGVFLEAVDGKVSMVATDGHRMGRASIEQEGANLDGGVIILPKVLQQILRLAKNDEQIEVRTTETHILFSTGNTQIISKLYEGPYPNYRAVIPQNFERTVQANVTDLQNKVRSILPMANPRTHQIRFQINGNNMELSATDPDVGGESRDSIAVTHNGEGSFSIGFDGRYISEILGMCKSEEVVLKMNNPISACIIEPVGEDMGFSFLLMPLRLTE; this is encoded by the coding sequence ATGAAGTTTGAAGTCAAAAAGGCCGCATTGCAGGAAGCTCTGCAGACTGCAATTACCGCAATTCCTAACAAGTCTACCCTTCAGATTCTTAACAACTTCTCCCTGCGCCTCGAAGGCAACATCCTCGAGCTCTGCGCTACGGACTTGAACCTGGGTATCAGGACCAAACTTGAAGTAAACGGCGAACGCGACGGCGAAGTCCTTATCAACGCCCGCAAGTTCTCCGAAGTGGTCAAGGCTCTGGTAGACCCCTCCATCGAAACTATCAGTGTAGACGTCCAGGATTACCTGACCCGCATCAAGTGGAGCGACCTCGGTCAGTCCTCCCTCATGGGTTTTGACGCCAGCGACTTCCCTCCGTTCCCCGAAGTCGAAAGCACTTCCCTTACCTTTGCAGCTAGCGAACTTGCATTCCTCGTCGAAAAGACCGCATTTGCAGTTTCTAGCGACTCCACCCGCCAGAACTTGAACGGCGTGTTCCTCGAAGCCGTAGACGGCAAGGTTTCCATGGTTGCTACCGACGGTCACCGCATGGGCCGCGCAAGCATCGAACAGGAAGGCGCCAACCTCGACGGTGGCGTGATTATCCTGCCCAAGGTTCTCCAGCAGATTCTCCGCCTGGCCAAGAACGACGAACAAATCGAAGTCCGTACTACCGAGACCCACATCCTGTTCAGCACCGGCAACACCCAGATTATTTCCAAGCTGTACGAAGGCCCCTATCCCAACTACCGCGCCGTGATTCCGCAGAACTTCGAACGTACCGTACAGGCTAACGTTACCGACCTGCAGAACAAGGTCCGCAGCATCTTGCCGATGGCTAATCCCCGTACTCACCAGATCCGTTTCCAGATCAACGGCAACAACATGGAACTGTCTGCAACCGACCCGGATGTAGGCGGCGAATCTCGCGACTCCATCGCTGTTACCCACAACGGTGAAGGCAGCTTCAGCATTGGTTTCGATGGTCGCTACATTTCCGAAATCCTCGGCATGTGCAAGAGCGAAGAAGTTGTTCTCAAGATGAACAACCCCATCAGCGCTTGCATTATCGAACCGGTCGGCGAAGACATGGGCTTCAGCTTCCTGCTGATGCCGCTGCGTCTTACCGAGTAA